A segment of the Lycium ferocissimum isolate CSIRO_LF1 chromosome 10, AGI_CSIRO_Lferr_CH_V1, whole genome shotgun sequence genome:
AACCAATTTGAATGAACCTGAGAAGGAATGGGATGAAATTTAGTGGGGGTGATGATATTGGTGGTGAGTGTGGGTTAAAGATGTGGTTAAGTTGTTTTACATGGGTGGTTATGgtaggatgaggagaaagaaagagaaaaaaaaaaatgaaggggtGGTAATTTTTGATATGCAATAAGGCCCAGGAGATGCATTTAACTGTGGATTGTTCAATCATGGCGGCGTCGGCAGCGGTGCGGCGCAGTagctgggggggggggggggtgtttgaggagaaagaaaaaagaaaagcgggggaaagaagaagaaagagaaaaaataataaaagaaaaataaaaaatgaaaggtTAGTTAGTAATTTTTGACATGGCAATGAAGTGTAATACACCTATCATTGTGAGagtgatattatttttttagggtggtaaataattaaaatgaaagttATTAAGggaataaataaatacaaattaaatttaattgtCAAACTGAATTTTCGTGCCAAATTCAGGAGTTAAATGATTTCTTTTATCTAAACTTTTACCCAGAACACGAATGATGAATGACATTGACAGGTGTATGATTAACTCACATGTTCTGATCTATCAATCGAAATGAAAAATCTCAATATgcactctttccttttcttcctttttaacgAATTACCTTCTTTTTTAATCTTGACAGTTGGAACTTCTTCTAATTTTAGCcaattgaaggagaaaaaaaaaaagaaaaaagaaaaaacaaagtcTGTGATCTTTGAAATTTTCCAGTCACTCTACCCCACCACCTCGCTATCATCATCAcaaccaaaagaagaaagaagaaaaaaaggaaaaaaaatgtaaacacAAAAAACAGTTGTCTTCTTCTTCCCCttcatcttttcctttttctttccctaGATCCAATGCTACCAAAAATTTCATCTTTCTCCAAATCCgatttctctctctatctctcatTTCCCTAATTTCATAAACTGAAACCCTAACCCTAAAAAAATCCCCCCTTTTGTGCTCTCACTataaaaccctaatttttccAATTCTCTACCCTCAATTCACCAAGCTTGAATCTTTATTGAGGTTTTCGACACCCAATTTCAAGAAACCTCAGAACTTGTGGTCAATTTTGCAAAATGGCTACGAGGGGAAGCAGATcggaaaaagtaaaaagaatttTCCAGCAGTTTGACCTTAACCATGACGGTGGTCTTAACCGTGAAGAAATGGCAGCATTAGTGGTCGCTGTAAACCCTAGAGTCAAATTTAGCGACGAACAAATCAACGCTATACTCGACGAGGTTTTCCGTACATACAGTGAATTTATCGATAGCGAAAAAGGGTTAACTTATGATGGTCTTTTACGTACCTATGATGACGGGGCAGGTGACGTGGACCGTGATTTCGACGCGCTAGGTCTCGAGTTACTGAAGCCTGAGGACAATGCTGGAACTTCCATTGTTGCTGACGTGGCGTCTTCGTCGTCTATTGTTGATGAGAGAGTAATGGAGCCACATAAGAAGCAGAGGACTGCAGCTTGGGCAGCTTCACCGAATCACGggattgtgtttgatgacaCGTGGAagcttgttgatgatcttgagATATTGATCAAGAGGCTTAAGTCTAAGCAATCGAAAGATGGGAAGGTTAAGAATGATAATTCGGATGTGTATTCGGAAGGTTGGTCGAGAGAATTAGGGCCAAGTACCGAGCTTACGGATAAAAGGGTTGCTTGGGAGGAGACTGGACATGATTATGGTGTTTTTGTGAAGGAGTTGGGTGTGTTGAGGTCGAGGGCTGATGGGTCGAGGTCAAGGGAAGAAGCGTTTGATGGTCATATGGCAATTGGTAGGGTTTTGTATGATCAACATTTGTTTAAGGAAGCATTGGTGAGTTTTAAGAGAGCTTGTGAGTTGCAGCCTGCTGATGTTAGGCCACATTTTAGGGCTGGCAATTGTTTATATGTGCTCGCGAGACATAATGAGTCGAAAGAGGAGTTTTTGCTGGCGTTGGAGGCGGCTGAAGCTGGCGGGAGTCAGTGGGCTTATTTGCTTCCCCAAATTCATGTGAATTTGGGAATTGCTCAAGAAGGTGAAGGTATGGTTATTAGTGCTTGTGAACATTATAGAGAAGCTGCTATTTTGTGTCCAACTCATTTTAGAGCTTTGAAATTATTGGGTAGTGCACTTTTTGGTGTGGGTGAGTATAAGGCAGCTGTTAAGGCATTAGAAGAAGCTATTTATATGAAGAGTGATTATGCTGATGCACATTGTGACCTTGCTTCTGCATTGCACGCGATGGgtgatgatgataatgcaaTTAAGGAGTTTCAGAGAGCTATTGACTTGAAACCTGGTCATGTTGATGCTTTGTATAACTTAGGTGGGCTTTACATGGATATGGGTAGGTACCAGCGTGCTTCGGAGATGTACACCAGGGTACTAAGTGTTTGGCCGAATCATTGGAGAGCACAGCTCAATAAAGCTGTGGCTTTATTGGGTGCTGGGGAAACTGAGGAAGCTAAGAAAGCCTTGAAAGAAGCTCTGAAGATGACGAACAGAGTGGAATTGCATGATGCAGTAGCACATTTGAAACAGCTTCagaaaaagaagttgaaggGGAATGGAAATGGCAATGGGGAGGAGGCGTTTATCATTGTTGAACGTTCAAAGTTCAAGACTGTGGGTGAGAAAACCACAGTGAGAGCGGATTTATCTACTGCTCTTGATATTAGAAGTTTTCAGAGGATTACTCGTCTTAATCGTTGTGATGTTGATCagataaagaaggaaataaatgaaactGATGTACCAATGTCTTATTCTGGTGGTGTACCTGAAAAGTCAATACGCAAGGCTTCACTGGAGGAGATTCTTCGCAGATTGCTTAAATTCTTGAAAGCAGAGACCTTTATAGGAGCTGTTAAAGCCATTAACCAGAAAGTTCTCTCGGTTTTAGACGAGTCAGAATCGGGTCGGCTTGATCTGGGCATGTTTTTCGCTGTTCTTGCTCCTGTCTGTGGAGGATCACCAGACAAAAGAAAACGCATTGCATATGAGGCGCTTTTGTGGCGTCCT
Coding sequences within it:
- the LOC132033160 gene encoding uncharacterized TPR repeat-containing protein At1g05150-like, whose product is MATRGSRSEKVKRIFQQFDLNHDGGLNREEMAALVVAVNPRVKFSDEQINAILDEVFRTYSEFIDSEKGLTYDGLLRTYDDGAGDVDRDFDALGLELLKPEDNAGTSIVADVASSSSIVDERVMEPHKKQRTAAWAASPNHGIVFDDTWKLVDDLEILIKRLKSKQSKDGKVKNDNSDVYSEGWSRELGPSTELTDKRVAWEETGHDYGVFVKELGVLRSRADGSRSREEAFDGHMAIGRVLYDQHLFKEALVSFKRACELQPADVRPHFRAGNCLYVLARHNESKEEFLLALEAAEAGGSQWAYLLPQIHVNLGIAQEGEGMVISACEHYREAAILCPTHFRALKLLGSALFGVGEYKAAVKALEEAIYMKSDYADAHCDLASALHAMGDDDNAIKEFQRAIDLKPGHVDALYNLGGLYMDMGRYQRASEMYTRVLSVWPNHWRAQLNKAVALLGAGETEEAKKALKEALKMTNRVELHDAVAHLKQLQKKKLKGNGNGNGEEAFIIVERSKFKTVGEKTTVRADLSTALDIRSFQRITRLNRCDVDQIKKEINETDVPMSYSGGVPEKSIRKASLEEILRRLLKFLKAETFIGAVKAINQKVLSVLDESESGRLDLGMFFAVLAPVCGGSPDKRKRIAYEALLWRPVNEGSNQIRKTDAQRYIKLLRAIYIPSHGASEMLEIHGEMDTSLVSLAEFTAMFDDPDWGFGIMSTLLKLEFGDRNRHGSHVCATCRYPIIGSRFKEMKSHFSLCSLCYSEGKVPPTSKLEEYRFKEYASEAEAVKDKCMWFGK